The following DNA comes from Halalkaliarchaeum sp. AArc-CO.
CTGCCTCGGGTGCGCTCCCTTCGGTCGCGCACCACTCGTTGAAAAAGCTCGAGCAAAAAGGCCGGCGGCGAACGCAGTGAGCCGCCGGTACAACGTCTCGAAAACACCGCGCCTCCCTTCGATCGGCGTCGGTACTCAGTCTTTGCGGAGTGATCCGTCCTCGATCGGGATTCGTCCGTCTGGTGAGATCGTGCTGGTCCATGTAGTCGGCTGCCTGGAACAGCACCGTCTCGTCTTCCGGGATCGACGCTATCTCGAGGGCGTAACTGAGCGCCGTCATCCGATCGAACTCGAACCGGTCGGAGATCAGCAGTAGCTCGAAAAGTGTGGCCCGCGAGGTGTATATTCGCCCCTCGTTCTCGACTGCGATCTCGGCGGCATTCTCCTGGAGCCAATCGTCGTCTTTCACCAACGCGATGAAGAGATCGGTGTCAGCGTAAATCATCGGCGTCCGATTCGGTGACGTCGTTGACTGCATCCGCGTACGCAGCCTCGCGTGCCTCCCGTTTTATATAAATGGATCACTATATTTTGAATAGAAACAAATTATAAGAGAGCCATCGTCGTACACCAATACAGGAGCTACATCATGGACTCGTGGACTGAGCGACTCAGTACCAGGGAACGCGTGCGAAAAATCGCGCTCTCGCTCACGCGACCCCGGTCAGTCAACTGGATCAAGAACGAAGCCGACGTCGCGTCGTGGGACACCACGAAGGACGAACTCGAGCGGCTCGTCGAGTACGGGCAGATCAAACGTGTCGAAGACGACAGCGGGAACGAGACGCGATACCGATACGGTCCCAACTATCGACGGCGCTATCTCGACCGCGTGGAAGAACTCGCGGCCGAACACACCAAAGACGAACTGCGGAACGAATTCGCAGAGATCCAAGAGCAGATCGAAGCGTGGCAGGACACCTACGGCGTGAACTCCCTGAGCGAACTGGGGGAGTCCGTGACTGACGCGGATCTGTCGAGCGACGAGATTCGGGAGCGAAACGCAGTCATCCGCCGATGGAAGCGTTCCCGGGAGACGAAACGTCTCGTCGATCACGCGCTCTCCCTGTACGACGATCTCGAAAGCGTCACCGATCCCGAAACCGACCCTCGGCCGGGCGAGGCGGCACAGTAATCGATGGCGTCGCTGTTCGTCTTTCTCGCTCACCGGAGTCTACTCGATCAGCACACCGCTCACGGCGAGATCCAAACGTGGCTACGCAACCAGGGCGGGTGTCGGGACGTCCGGTACGCGCCGAGTTCTATCCGGCGACACGAGGTCTGCGCGACGGTCGACCCCGAAATTCTGCTGGGAGAGCCGTATCCTTCGGAGACGGCCGACCTTCGTGTGGAGTTCGAGTTTCCGGACGACGCCGGGTACGATTACTACGAGATTCAGTGGGTCGACGGGGAGCGGAACTACTCGTTCGGGTGGCACCAGGACGAAACGCACCCGGACCTCGGGAAGTGTCACTTCCAGCTCGACCATCGTGACGAAACAGTCGCTCGAAACCCGGCCGTGTTCCACGACAGCCATCCGGTGAACGTCCTCGAGCAACGGCTCTCGCTCGTGCCGTCGATTCTCGAGTTGGTGACCTGGAAAAACGATCGGCCGGCCCTCTCTCGGTGGCCGCCTGAGGAGATGTGATCGAAGCGAGACGATTCGACGTTGTCATACGGCACGAACGACTACCAGTCGCTAATGGAGCTGCGATTTCTCGGCGGCGCCCGCGAGGTCGGCCGGAGCGCCGTCCTCGTAAACGACGCGCTCCTTTTGGATTTCGGCATGCTAGCGGACAACCCGCCCCGGTTTCCTGTCGAGACACCGGAGCCGGACGCCGTCGTCGTCTCCCACGGTCACCTCGATCACGTCGGCGCGATCCCGTCGCTCCTCTCCGGGAGGTCGCGGTCGCCGATCCACTGGACGCCGCCGACGTACGAACTGGCCTTGACGCTCGCCCGGGACACCCTGAAGCTCCACGGCGTCTCCGCGAGCGGAGCGAGGGGAGGCTCGAAGCGTCGAAGACGATTCGGCGGGACAGTGCAGTGTCCGTTCACCGAAACCGACGTCAAACGGATGACGGAGGTCTCTCGAACGCACGGCTACGGGGAGTCGTTCGAGGCGGCCGGCCACCGGGTCACCTTCTTCAACGCCGGCCACATCCCCGGCAGCGCGCACGTCCTCGTCGACGACGGCGACACCCGTTTACTGTACACCGGTGACTTCCACACCGACGACCAGCGTCTCGTCGCGGGCACCACCGCCCGGCCCGACGCCGACGTCGTCATCTGTGAAAGCACATACAGCGACGTCGAACACGACGACAGGTCAGCCGTCGAAGAGCGGTTCGCCGAGAGCGTGCAGACGACCCTCTGGGAGGGCGGGACCGTGATCGTCCCGGCGTTCGCGATCGGACGCACCCAGGAGATGATGCTGATCTGCGACGCGTACGACATCCCCTGTTACGTCGACGGAATGGGCACGGAGGTGACCGAGATGTTTCGCCGCCATCCCGAGTTCCTGCGCGACCCCGAAGCGCTTCGCCGGGCGAAGTCACACGCCCGCTTTGTCACCGGCCGGGACGGCCAGCGGAAACGTATCACCGAACAGAAAGCGGCGATCATCACCACGAGCGGGATGCTCTCGGGCGGCCCGGCGATGACGTACATCCCGGAGATCCGGTCGAACCCCGTGAACAAGATCACGATGACTGGCTACCAGGTCGAGGGGACCCCCGGCCGCGAACTGCTCGAGACCGGCACCGCAGCGATCGACGGCCGGGTGATGCCCGTCGCCGCGCAGGTGGAGGGATACGACTTCTCGGCGCACGCCGACCGGTCGGGGCTGGTGTCGTTTCTCGACTCCTACCGGGACGCCACCGTGCTCGTGAACCACGGCGACCGGTGTGAACGGTTCGCCGCGGAACTGTCGGCGGACGGCTACGACGCGAGCGCGCCGACGATCGGGGACGTCCGCCTGGTGTCGGCAGGGCGGAGTTAAACGGACAGGCGGACGGCCTCGTCCCGGTCGGTCACCGTTGCGTCTTCGAGTTCGCCGAAGGCGTCGTGGAGTCGGTCGTACGTCTCCGCGAGCCCCTCGACGATCACCTTCGTCTCCCCGATCACGGCCATGAAGTTTGTGTCGCCGCGAAACCGCGGCACGACGTGCGTGTGGACGTGGTCGTCGATCGACCCCCCAGCGGCGTCGCCGCCGAGGTTCATCCCGGCGTTGAACCCAGCCGGATCGAACGCCCGCCGCATCGCCTCGAAGGTTGCTGCCTTCAGCCGGGCGTGATCCAGCATGACCGACGACGACAGCTCGCCGTACTGGCCCTCGTGTGCGTACGGGATGACCATCACGTGCCCCGGGTTGTACGGGTAGTTGTTGAGCAGTACGAACGCGTGCTCGCTGCGGGCGACGATCCGGGACTCTCGGTCGGCGTCGCGTTCGGGGAGCACGCAGAACGGACAGCCCTCGATGGGATCTTCCTCGCGCTCGATCCACTCGATCCGCCACGGGGCGAACAGCTGATCCATACCGGCGCTTCGGCGGGCGGGCTCTTGGGCGTTTGGAGGTCGGGTCGTCGCCGTGGGGGAGGTCACTCACAAGACCGCCGCGGCGGCGAGAAACGACGCGACGTACACCACAGCGGCGATCGGGAGCGCGCGCCCGACACGGTAGCCGATGCTCGCGGGGTCGAGGCCGCGGTCGATCCCGGTAGCGAGTGCAGTGAGCAACGCGGCGAGCAGCAGCACGTACGCACCGATCACGAGCCCGAGGTCGGCGGTCGCGAACGCGGCCTCCCTCGCGGCTGCTTCCCCCTGTGTGGGAGCACCGCCGACTGTTCCCGTCCCGGCGGACGATCCCGATCCCCCACCTGCGACGTCGACAGCCCGGATCCGGTCGGAGAGCGCGACGGTCGCACCTCCGACGAGCGGTCCGAACACCGTCGCGGTGTTCGAGAGGGTTCCGGTCACGTCCGAGAGCCGTCCACGTGCCTCGGTTTCGATCCGATCGAGTTCCTCCAGGTGGGTCGCCAGATCCAGAATTACGTCCCCTGCCGGACGGCCGATCCGGGCGGCGACGCCAAGCAGTGCGGCCGCCCGACGGAACCGGGGACTGGGCACCGTCGCGAGCGCGCCATCTCTCGCCAGAAACGCCGTCCGAACGTCGACACGGAACGTCTTCCCGTACGCGACGGCGTCCTGGAACACCTCGCCTGTCGGTCCGGTTGCGTCCGCGGCCGCGTGCTCGAGTGCCGTCTCGACGGCGTCGCCCTCGGCGACCCGCTGTCCGATCCGCACCAGCGCGTCGGGCAGTCCGTCTTCGAGTTCGCGAACCCGCCTCCGGACCGATTCGACCGGGCGGAACCACGACAGGAGACCGCTTCCGACGCCGACGCCGACCGCCGCGATCGGTCGCGTCCAGCCGGGTGCGACGGCGCCGGCGACCAGCCACGCCGCCGTCGCACACCCTCCGGCGACCGCGACCGTCCGGGGAAGCGTCCCGGATGCGTCCGGGTGTGCGCTCCTCACCGGCGGCGGCGGAAACGCGACCGGACGACGCGCCAGGAGCCATGCCCCGGCAGCCACAAGCCCCGTGGGGAGGACGACGCCGTACGCGAGGGCGACGGCCGGCAGCGACACCGGAACGCCCGCCGCCGGTGCGGCCGGCAACACTCCTACAAGCGCAAGCGGGAGCAGGACCCCGAACGCGTAGATCGCCGTGACTGGACTCCGGAGTCCGGCAGCGTAGGCCGCCAGCTCCTCCCTGGTAC
Coding sequences within:
- a CDS encoding type II secretion system protein, yielding MSPRDSSRQETENGGQHEPLRRGLSFLESDLSPETVVRAGHYAGVLFGVGVGAATLAFFGIVPGVLCGSAAGLLASTAVEYGPRWLARVRRTRSLGDATALVGLLVLRVRLDPSMERAVRFAVRIDDGRLFRALEAHVRRSRGGPESGLAAFAADWRPYFPALDRAAAQLATATTVPERRRERALDRALEAVVDGTREELAAYAAGLRSPVTAIYAFGVLLPLALVGVLPAAPAAGVPVSLPAVALAYGVVLPTGLVAAGAWLLARRPVAFPPPPVRSAHPDASGTLPRTVAVAGGCATAAWLVAGAVAPGWTRPIAAVGVGVGSGLLSWFRPVESVRRRVRELEDGLPDALVRIGQRVAEGDAVETALEHAAADATGPTGEVFQDAVAYGKTFRVDVRTAFLARDGALATVPSPRFRRAAALLGVAARIGRPAGDVILDLATHLEELDRIETEARGRLSDVTGTLSNTATVFGPLVGGATVALSDRIRAVDVAGGGSGSSAGTGTVGGAPTQGEAAAREAAFATADLGLVIGAYVLLLAALLTALATGIDRGLDPASIGYRVGRALPIAAVVYVASFLAAAAVL
- a CDS encoding MBL fold metallo-hydrolase produces the protein MELRFLGGAREVGRSAVLVNDALLLDFGMLADNPPRFPVETPEPDAVVVSHGHLDHVGAIPSLLSGRSRSPIHWTPPTYELALTLARDTLKLHGVSASGARGGSKRRRRFGGTVQCPFTETDVKRMTEVSRTHGYGESFEAAGHRVTFFNAGHIPGSAHVLVDDGDTRLLYTGDFHTDDQRLVAGTTARPDADVVICESTYSDVEHDDRSAVEERFAESVQTTLWEGGTVIVPAFAIGRTQEMMLICDAYDIPCYVDGMGTEVTEMFRRHPEFLRDPEALRRAKSHARFVTGRDGQRKRITEQKAAIITTSGMLSGGPAMTYIPEIRSNPVNKITMTGYQVEGTPGRELLETGTAAIDGRVMPVAAQVEGYDFSAHADRSGLVSFLDSYRDATVLVNHGDRCERFAAELSADGYDASAPTIGDVRLVSAGRS
- a CDS encoding HIT domain-containing protein; the protein is MDQLFAPWRIEWIEREEDPIEGCPFCVLPERDADRESRIVARSEHAFVLLNNYPYNPGHVMVIPYAHEGQYGELSSSVMLDHARLKAATFEAMRRAFDPAGFNAGMNLGGDAAGGSIDDHVHTHVVPRFRGDTNFMAVIGETKVIVEGLAETYDRLHDAFGELEDATVTDRDEAVRLSV